A part of Molothrus aeneus isolate 106 chromosome 10, BPBGC_Maene_1.0, whole genome shotgun sequence genomic DNA contains:
- the EIF4G1 gene encoding eukaryotic translation initiation factor 4 gamma 1 isoform X3 yields the protein MNKAPQPTGGAPTAPHPAPSPGLPQPTFPPGQTAPVVFNPAPTSQMNTPSQPRQFPAGPRAIHQQGGFRSLQHFYQNRAQPPASASRVQSNTTARPGPPAHVYPAASQVMMIPSQISYTPSQGAYYIPGQGRSTYVVPTQQYPVQPGAPSFYPGASPTEFGTYAGAYYPAQGVQQFSAGVPTAQVIVSQQPPIPPKRERKTIRIRDPNQGGKDITEEIMSGARTSSTPTPPQAGSGLEPQANGETPHVAVIVRPDDRPKPALVVSKPVSLEPSKSASPSPPPPLIPEVEPVVLSPVTLVPMEPPVDTDVKAEQGEAPPDPQKTLSAITTVPGAAELPLVPAPNMDTVAAEEEEEEEEKVAISLPEPTLQEPVPPEVPPVPTVPSMPAVPLVPAAPSPPPVVPQAPEAPAKPASPSPPPPREEPCPEPTEANGVLEETPETVPEAPVCQPVPVSEPVPVPTLDSPVAQAEELPLPNGVEGTSKAEPSEERPESDVSPISEPEEPAQPGTPASPPAEEEEEESEGPGETQERSLSPAPAPSQISEATAQVAMSVPKKKRRMKELNKKEAVGDLLDAFKESQTGDSASEAENKPPVSTPASEAEDVAPARPQEESEETWEEKEDKLAPEKGKAAGQKYGYKEEQWKPLNPEEKKRYDREFLLGFQFIFASMQKPEGLPQITDVVLDKANKTPLRPIDPLRISSMNCSPDFTPSFANLGRPVMGNRGLPSGLGPRRSQPSQRKEPRKIIATVSLNEDVKLNKAEKAWKPSSKRASEEEDPENIKTQELLRRVRSILNKLTPQMFQQLMKQVMELSIDTEERLKGVIDLVFEKAISEPNFSVAYANMCRCLMGLKVPTTDKPTVTVNFRKLLLNRCQKEFEKDKDDDEIFEKRQKEMDDASAPEEKARMKDELEEARDKARRRSLGNIKFIGELFKLKMLTEAIMHDCVVKLLKNHDEESLECLCRLLTTIGKDLDFEKAKPRMDQYFNQMEKIIKEKKTSSRIRFMLQDVIDLRRNSWVPRRGDQGPKTIDQIHKEAEMEEHREHIKVQQLMSKDKRRGPPGPSSGGRSSLVADDGWNTVPISKGNRPIDTSRLTKITKPGSIDSNNQLFAPGGRLSWGKGSSGGSGAKPADSASDSGRPATSTLNRFSALQQSMPAESPESRRVVQRSSSSRDRSEKAGDRGDRESRSEKGSDRLERLDRGERVDRNRSALTKRSFSKETEDRSREREKQGGPEAVRKAASMTEQRDRSRETVKQEPTPPATSTKPALSEEELEKKSKAIIEEYLHINDMKEALQCVQELGSPSSLYIFVQNGIESTLERSTISREHMGALLCQLVKAGTLSKEQYYKGLREILEIAEDMEIDIPHIWLYLAELITPILQEEGIPMEELFREITKPLVPIGKATTLLVEVLGLLCKGMGQKTAGKLWRDGGLSWKEFLPEDQDVNKFVTEQKLEYTMGDSSDMPSRKELTSEELCKQMDKLLKENPNNQRIYDWIEANLSEQQVSSNTFIRALMTSVCHLAIVFENPYRVDAMVIRNQAKLLQKYLRDEQKELQALYALQALVVKLDQPPNLLRMFFDALYDEDVIKEEAFYKWESSKDPAEQQGKGVALKSVTAFFTWLREAEDESDNN from the exons CGGGTGCGTATTACCCGGCGCAGGGGGTGCAGCAGTTCTCAGCGGGGGTCCCCACTGCCCAGGTCATTGTGAGCCAGCAACCACCGATCCCCCCAAAACGAGAACGCAAGACG ATCCGAATACGAGACCCCAACCAAGGTGGCAAAGACATTACAGAAGAAATTATGTCTGGAGCAAGGACCTCATCCACCCCCACTCCTCCACAG GCTGGAAGCGGTTTGGAGCCCCAGGCCAATGGAGAGACCCCTCATGTAGCAGTTATTGTCCGGCCCG ATGACCGCCCAAAGCCTGCGCTGGTGGTGAGCAAGCCCGTCTCCCTGGAGCCCAGCAAGTCAGCATCCCCgtctcctccccctcccctgatCCCCGAGGTGGAGCCCGTGGTGCTCTCGCCTGTGACGCTGGTGCCAATGGAGCCTCCTGTGGACACGGACGTGAAAGCGGAGCAGGGCGAGGCGCCACCTGACCCGCAAAAGACGTTAAGCGCCATCACTACAGTGCCAGGGGCTGCGGAGCTGCCCCTTGTGCCCGCGCCCAACATGGACACGGTGGctgcggaggaggaggaggaagaggaggagaaggttgCTATTTCCCTCCCAGAGCCCACCCTGCAGGAGCCTGTGCCCCCTGAGGTGCCGCCGGTGCCCACTGTTCCCTCGATGCCAGCCGTGCCCCTGGTGCCGGCTGCGCCGTCGCCACCGCCCGTTGTACCACAGGCCCCCGAAGCGCCTGCCAAacctgcctcccccagcccccctcCGCCCCGGGaagagccctgccctgagcccactGAGGCCAATGGGGTTTTGGAGGAGACACCTGAGACGGTCCCTGAGGCGCCCGTGTGCCAGCCAGTGCCGGTCTCCGAGCCGGtgcctgtgcccaccctggaCTCCCCCGTTGCCCAGGCTGAAGAGCTGCCCCTACCCAATGGTGTGGAGGGCACCAGCAAAGCAGAGCCAAGTGAGGAGCGGCCCGAGTCAGATGTCAGTCCCATCTCAGAGCCtgaggagccagcccagcctggcacccctgcctccccacctgcagaggaggaggaggaagagagcgAAGGCCCTGGTGAGACCCAGGAGCGAAGCttgagcccagcccctgccccttcGCAGATCTCGGAGGCGACCGCACAAG TCGCCATGTCGGTGCCAAAGAAGAAACGAAGGATGAAGGAGCTGAACAAGAAGGAGGCAGTAGGTGATTTGCTGGATGCCTTTAAAGAG tCTCAGACTGGTGATAGTGCCTCGGAGGCGGAGAACAAGCCCCCCGTGTCTACCCCTGCCAGTGAAGCAGAGGATGTGGCTCCTGCCCGTCCACAGGAGGAATCGGAAGAGAcatgggaggagaaggaagacaAGTTGGCCCCAGAGAAGGGCAAGGCTGCTGGCCAGAAGTATGGCTACAAGGAAG AGCAATGGAAGCCATTGAACCCTGAGGAGAAGAAGCGATATGACCGGGAGTTCCTGCTGGGCTTCCAGTTCATCTTTGCCAGCATGCAGAAACCTGAGGGGCTGCCCCAGATCACAGATGTGGTGCTGGACAAG GCCAATAAGACCCCACTGCGGCCAATCGACCCCCTCCGCATCAGTAGCATGAACTGCAGCCCTGACTTCACCCCCTCCTTCGCCAACCTTGGCCGGCCTGTCATGGGCAACCGGGGCCTG CCCTCAGGGTTGGGTCCCCGCCGCTCCCAGCCGAGTCAGAGGAAGGAGCCCCGCAAAATCATTGCTACTGTGTCCCTCAATGAGGATGTCAAGCTGAACAAGGCCGAGAAGGCCTGGAAACCCAGCAGCAAACGTGCTTCCGAGGAGGAGGATCCTGAGAATATCAAGACACag GAACTGCTCCGCCGTGTCCGCAGCATCCTCAACAAGCTGACACCCCAGATGTTCCAGCAACTGATGAAGCAGGTGATGGAGTTGTCCATCGACACGGAGGAGCGGCTCAAGGGTGTCATCGACCTCGTCTTCGAGAAGGCCATCTCGGAGCCAAACTTCTCTGTTGCCTATGCTAACATGTGCCGTTGCCTTATGGGG CTTAAAGTGCCCACAACAGACAAGCCCACAGTGACTGTGAACTTCCGCAAGCTGCTGCTCAACCGCTGCCAGAAGGAGTTTGAGAAGGACAAGGATGATGATGAGATCTTTGAGAAGCGGCAGAAGGAGATGGATGATGCCAGTGCT CCCGAGGAGAAGGCGCGCATGAAGGATGAGCTGGAGGAGGCGCGGGACAAGGCCCGACGACGATCCCTGGGCAACATCAAGTTCATTGGAGAGCTCTTCAAACTGAAGATGTTGACAGAGGCCATTATGCATGACTGCGTGGTGAAGCTGCTCAAAAACCACGATGAAGAGTCTCTTGAGTGCCTTTGCCGCCTGCTTACGACTATTGGCAAGGACTTGGACTTCGAGAAAGCCAAG CCCAGGATGGACCAGTACTTCAATCAGATGGAGAAGATcatcaaagagaaaaagacatCATCCCGAATCCGTTTCATGCTGCAGGATGTGATTGACCTAAGACGG aaTAGCTGGGTGCCGCGGCGGGGAGACCAGGGCCCCAAAACCATCGATCAGATCCACAAGGAAGCAGAGATGGAGGAGCATCGAGAACACATCAAAGTGCAGCAGCTCATGTCAAAGGATAAGAGGAGAGGACCCCCTGGGCCATCCTCTGGTG GACGCAGTAGCCTGGTTGCAGATGATGGCTGGAACACGGTGCCCATCAGCAAGGGCAACCGGCCCATTGACACCAGCCGGTTAACAAAGATCACCAAG CCTGGATCCATTGACTCCAATAACCAGCTCTTTGCACCGGGTGGGCGGCTGAGCTGGGGCAAAGGCAGCAGCGGAGGGTCTGGCGCAAAGCCTGCAGATTCAG CATCTGATTCAGGGCGACCAGCCACGAGCACCTTGAACCGCTTCTCAGCGCTCCAGCAGTCAATGCCTGCCGAGAGCCCAGAGTCCCGCCGTGTGGTGCAAAG gagcagctccagccgtGACAGGTCAGAgaaggctggggacagaggggaccgGGAGTCACGTTCGGAGAAGGGCAGCGACCGTCTAGAGCGTCTTGACCGGGGGGAGAGAGTAGACAGGAACAGGTCTGCCCTCACCAAGAGGAGCTTCAGCAAAGAGAcagaggacaggagccgagAACGGGAGAAGCAGGGCGGCCCCGAGGCTGTGCGCAAGGCTGCGAGCATGACGGAGCAACGGGACCGGAGCCGAGAGACTG TTAAACAAGAGCCAACACCTCCTGCAACATCCACCAAGCCCGCGCTGTCAGAAGAGGAACTGGAGAAGAAATCCAAGGCGATCATAGAGGAATACCTGCACATCAATGACATGAAG gaggccctgcagtgtgtgcaggagctgggcagccccTCCTCACTCTACATCTTTGTGCAAAATGGCATCGAGTCCACGCTGGAGAGGAGCACCATCTCCCGCGAGCACAtgggagccctgctctgccagctggtGAAGGCAGGCACGCTCTCCAAGGAGCAGTACTACAAAGG GCTGCGGGAGATCTTGGAGATCGCAGAGGACATGGAGATTGACATCCCACACATCTGGCTGTACCTGGCTGAGCTCATCACACCCATCCTGCAAGAGGAAGGCATCCCCATGGAGGAGCTGTTCAG GGAGATCACAAAGCCCCTGGTGCCCATTGGGAAGGCCACCACGCTGCTGGTTGAGGTGCTGGGCTTGTTGTGCAAGGGCATG GGCCAGAAGACCGCAGGAAAGCTGTGGAGGGATGGGggcctgagctggaaggaattcctgcctgagGACCAGGATGTCAACAAATTTGTCACAGAGCAG AAATTGGAGTACACGATGGGGGACAGCTCAGACATGCCAAGCCGCAAGGAGCTGAcctcagaggagctgtgcaAGCAAATGGACAAACTGCTGAAGGAGAACCCGAACAACCAAAGAATATACGACTGGATTGAG GCCAACCTGAGCGAGCAGCAGGTCTCGTCCAACACGTTTATCAGGGCCCTGATGACGTCTGTGTGCCACTTGGCCATTGTCT TTGAGAACCCGTACCGCGTGGACGCCATGGTCATCCGCAACCAGGCCAAGCTGCTCCAGAAGTACCTGCGGGATGAGCAGAAGGAGCTCCAGGCACTCTATGCCCTGCAAGCCTTGGTGGTGAAGTTGGACCAGCCTCCCA ACCTGCTGCGGATGTTCTTTGATGCCCTCTACGATGAGGACGTCATCAAGGAGGAGGCTTTCTACAAGTGGGAGTCCAGCAAGGACCCGGCCGAGCAGCAGGGTAAAGGGGTGGCTCTCAAATCGGTGACAGCCTTTTTCACCTGGCTCCGGGAAGCTGAGGATGAGTCGGACAACAACTGA
- the EIF4G1 gene encoding eukaryotic translation initiation factor 4 gamma 1 isoform X4, producing the protein MNKAPQPTGGAPTAPHPAPSPGLPQPTFPPGQTAPVVFNPAPTSQMNTPSQPRQGGFRSLQHFYQNRAQPPASASRVQSNTTARPGPPAHVYPAASQVMMIPSQISYTPSQGAYYIPGQGRSTYVVPTQQYPVQPGAPSFYPGASPTEFGTYAGAYYPAQGVQQFSAGVPTAQVIVSQQPPIPPKRERKTIRIRDPNQGGKDITEEIMSGARTSSTPTPPQAGSGLEPQANGETPHVAVIVRPDDRPKPALVVSKPVSLEPSKSASPSPPPPLIPEVEPVVLSPVTLVPMEPPVDTDVKAEQGEAPPDPQKTLSAITTVPGAAELPLVPAPNMDTVAAEEEEEEEEKVAISLPEPTLQEPVPPEVPPVPTVPSMPAVPLVPAAPSPPPVVPQAPEAPAKPASPSPPPPREEPCPEPTEANGVLEETPETVPEAPVCQPVPVSEPVPVPTLDSPVAQAEELPLPNGVEGTSKAEPSEERPESDVSPISEPEEPAQPGTPASPPAEEEEEESEGPGETQERSLSPAPAPSQISEATAQVAMSVPKKKRRMKELNKKEAVGDLLDAFKESQTGDSASEAENKPPVSTPASEAEDVAPARPQEESEETWEEKEDKLAPEKGKAAGQKYGYKEEQWKPLNPEEKKRYDREFLLGFQFIFASMQKPEGLPQITDVVLDKPCVPSQANKTPLRPIDPLRISSMNCSPDFTPSFANLGRPVMGNRGLPSGLGPRRSQPSQRKEPRKIIATVSLNEDVKLNKAEKAWKPSSKRASEEEDPENIKTQELLRRVRSILNKLTPQMFQQLMKQVMELSIDTEERLKGVIDLVFEKAISEPNFSVAYANMCRCLMGLKVPTTDKPTVTVNFRKLLLNRCQKEFEKDKDDDEIFEKRQKEMDDASAPEEKARMKDELEEARDKARRRSLGNIKFIGELFKLKMLTEAIMHDCVVKLLKNHDEESLECLCRLLTTIGKDLDFEKAKPRMDQYFNQMEKIIKEKKTSSRIRFMLQDVIDLRRNSWVPRRGDQGPKTIDQIHKEAEMEEHREHIKVQQLMSKDKRRGPPGPSSGGRSSLVADDGWNTVPISKGNRPIDTSRLTKITKPGSIDSNNQLFAPGGRLSWGKGSSGGSGAKPADSASDSGRPATSTLNRFSALQQSMPAESPESRRVVQRSSSSRDRSEKAGDRGDRESRSEKGSDRLERLDRGERVDRNRSALTKRSFSKETEDRSREREKQGGPEAVRKAASMTEQRDRSRETVKQEPTPPATSTKPALSEEELEKKSKAIIEEYLHINDMKEALQCVQELGSPSSLYIFVQNGIESTLERSTISREHMGALLCQLVKAGTLSKEQYYKGLREILEIAEDMEIDIPHIWLYLAELITPILQEEGIPMEELFREITKPLVPIGKATTLLVEVLGLLCKGMGQKTAGKLWRDGGLSWKEFLPEDQDVNKFVTEQKLEYTMGDSSDMPSRKELTSEELCKQMDKLLKENPNNQRIYDWIEANLSEQQVSSNTFIRALMTSVCHLAIVFENPYRVDAMVIRNQAKLLQKYLRDEQKELQALYALQALVVKLDQPPNLLRMFFDALYDEDVIKEEAFYKWESSKDPAEQQGKGVALKSVTAFFTWLREAEDESDNN; encoded by the exons CGGGTGCGTATTACCCGGCGCAGGGGGTGCAGCAGTTCTCAGCGGGGGTCCCCACTGCCCAGGTCATTGTGAGCCAGCAACCACCGATCCCCCCAAAACGAGAACGCAAGACG ATCCGAATACGAGACCCCAACCAAGGTGGCAAAGACATTACAGAAGAAATTATGTCTGGAGCAAGGACCTCATCCACCCCCACTCCTCCACAG GCTGGAAGCGGTTTGGAGCCCCAGGCCAATGGAGAGACCCCTCATGTAGCAGTTATTGTCCGGCCCG ATGACCGCCCAAAGCCTGCGCTGGTGGTGAGCAAGCCCGTCTCCCTGGAGCCCAGCAAGTCAGCATCCCCgtctcctccccctcccctgatCCCCGAGGTGGAGCCCGTGGTGCTCTCGCCTGTGACGCTGGTGCCAATGGAGCCTCCTGTGGACACGGACGTGAAAGCGGAGCAGGGCGAGGCGCCACCTGACCCGCAAAAGACGTTAAGCGCCATCACTACAGTGCCAGGGGCTGCGGAGCTGCCCCTTGTGCCCGCGCCCAACATGGACACGGTGGctgcggaggaggaggaggaagaggaggagaaggttgCTATTTCCCTCCCAGAGCCCACCCTGCAGGAGCCTGTGCCCCCTGAGGTGCCGCCGGTGCCCACTGTTCCCTCGATGCCAGCCGTGCCCCTGGTGCCGGCTGCGCCGTCGCCACCGCCCGTTGTACCACAGGCCCCCGAAGCGCCTGCCAAacctgcctcccccagcccccctcCGCCCCGGGaagagccctgccctgagcccactGAGGCCAATGGGGTTTTGGAGGAGACACCTGAGACGGTCCCTGAGGCGCCCGTGTGCCAGCCAGTGCCGGTCTCCGAGCCGGtgcctgtgcccaccctggaCTCCCCCGTTGCCCAGGCTGAAGAGCTGCCCCTACCCAATGGTGTGGAGGGCACCAGCAAAGCAGAGCCAAGTGAGGAGCGGCCCGAGTCAGATGTCAGTCCCATCTCAGAGCCtgaggagccagcccagcctggcacccctgcctccccacctgcagaggaggaggaggaagagagcgAAGGCCCTGGTGAGACCCAGGAGCGAAGCttgagcccagcccctgccccttcGCAGATCTCGGAGGCGACCGCACAAG TCGCCATGTCGGTGCCAAAGAAGAAACGAAGGATGAAGGAGCTGAACAAGAAGGAGGCAGTAGGTGATTTGCTGGATGCCTTTAAAGAG tCTCAGACTGGTGATAGTGCCTCGGAGGCGGAGAACAAGCCCCCCGTGTCTACCCCTGCCAGTGAAGCAGAGGATGTGGCTCCTGCCCGTCCACAGGAGGAATCGGAAGAGAcatgggaggagaaggaagacaAGTTGGCCCCAGAGAAGGGCAAGGCTGCTGGCCAGAAGTATGGCTACAAGGAAG AGCAATGGAAGCCATTGAACCCTGAGGAGAAGAAGCGATATGACCGGGAGTTCCTGCTGGGCTTCCAGTTCATCTTTGCCAGCATGCAGAAACCTGAGGGGCTGCCCCAGATCACAGATGTGGTGCTGGACAAG CCGTGTGTACCTTCGCAGGCCAATAAGACCCCACTGCGGCCAATCGACCCCCTCCGCATCAGTAGCATGAACTGCAGCCCTGACTTCACCCCCTCCTTCGCCAACCTTGGCCGGCCTGTCATGGGCAACCGGGGCCTG CCCTCAGGGTTGGGTCCCCGCCGCTCCCAGCCGAGTCAGAGGAAGGAGCCCCGCAAAATCATTGCTACTGTGTCCCTCAATGAGGATGTCAAGCTGAACAAGGCCGAGAAGGCCTGGAAACCCAGCAGCAAACGTGCTTCCGAGGAGGAGGATCCTGAGAATATCAAGACACag GAACTGCTCCGCCGTGTCCGCAGCATCCTCAACAAGCTGACACCCCAGATGTTCCAGCAACTGATGAAGCAGGTGATGGAGTTGTCCATCGACACGGAGGAGCGGCTCAAGGGTGTCATCGACCTCGTCTTCGAGAAGGCCATCTCGGAGCCAAACTTCTCTGTTGCCTATGCTAACATGTGCCGTTGCCTTATGGGG CTTAAAGTGCCCACAACAGACAAGCCCACAGTGACTGTGAACTTCCGCAAGCTGCTGCTCAACCGCTGCCAGAAGGAGTTTGAGAAGGACAAGGATGATGATGAGATCTTTGAGAAGCGGCAGAAGGAGATGGATGATGCCAGTGCT CCCGAGGAGAAGGCGCGCATGAAGGATGAGCTGGAGGAGGCGCGGGACAAGGCCCGACGACGATCCCTGGGCAACATCAAGTTCATTGGAGAGCTCTTCAAACTGAAGATGTTGACAGAGGCCATTATGCATGACTGCGTGGTGAAGCTGCTCAAAAACCACGATGAAGAGTCTCTTGAGTGCCTTTGCCGCCTGCTTACGACTATTGGCAAGGACTTGGACTTCGAGAAAGCCAAG CCCAGGATGGACCAGTACTTCAATCAGATGGAGAAGATcatcaaagagaaaaagacatCATCCCGAATCCGTTTCATGCTGCAGGATGTGATTGACCTAAGACGG aaTAGCTGGGTGCCGCGGCGGGGAGACCAGGGCCCCAAAACCATCGATCAGATCCACAAGGAAGCAGAGATGGAGGAGCATCGAGAACACATCAAAGTGCAGCAGCTCATGTCAAAGGATAAGAGGAGAGGACCCCCTGGGCCATCCTCTGGTG GACGCAGTAGCCTGGTTGCAGATGATGGCTGGAACACGGTGCCCATCAGCAAGGGCAACCGGCCCATTGACACCAGCCGGTTAACAAAGATCACCAAG CCTGGATCCATTGACTCCAATAACCAGCTCTTTGCACCGGGTGGGCGGCTGAGCTGGGGCAAAGGCAGCAGCGGAGGGTCTGGCGCAAAGCCTGCAGATTCAG CATCTGATTCAGGGCGACCAGCCACGAGCACCTTGAACCGCTTCTCAGCGCTCCAGCAGTCAATGCCTGCCGAGAGCCCAGAGTCCCGCCGTGTGGTGCAAAG gagcagctccagccgtGACAGGTCAGAgaaggctggggacagaggggaccgGGAGTCACGTTCGGAGAAGGGCAGCGACCGTCTAGAGCGTCTTGACCGGGGGGAGAGAGTAGACAGGAACAGGTCTGCCCTCACCAAGAGGAGCTTCAGCAAAGAGAcagaggacaggagccgagAACGGGAGAAGCAGGGCGGCCCCGAGGCTGTGCGCAAGGCTGCGAGCATGACGGAGCAACGGGACCGGAGCCGAGAGACTG TTAAACAAGAGCCAACACCTCCTGCAACATCCACCAAGCCCGCGCTGTCAGAAGAGGAACTGGAGAAGAAATCCAAGGCGATCATAGAGGAATACCTGCACATCAATGACATGAAG gaggccctgcagtgtgtgcaggagctgggcagccccTCCTCACTCTACATCTTTGTGCAAAATGGCATCGAGTCCACGCTGGAGAGGAGCACCATCTCCCGCGAGCACAtgggagccctgctctgccagctggtGAAGGCAGGCACGCTCTCCAAGGAGCAGTACTACAAAGG GCTGCGGGAGATCTTGGAGATCGCAGAGGACATGGAGATTGACATCCCACACATCTGGCTGTACCTGGCTGAGCTCATCACACCCATCCTGCAAGAGGAAGGCATCCCCATGGAGGAGCTGTTCAG GGAGATCACAAAGCCCCTGGTGCCCATTGGGAAGGCCACCACGCTGCTGGTTGAGGTGCTGGGCTTGTTGTGCAAGGGCATG GGCCAGAAGACCGCAGGAAAGCTGTGGAGGGATGGGggcctgagctggaaggaattcctgcctgagGACCAGGATGTCAACAAATTTGTCACAGAGCAG AAATTGGAGTACACGATGGGGGACAGCTCAGACATGCCAAGCCGCAAGGAGCTGAcctcagaggagctgtgcaAGCAAATGGACAAACTGCTGAAGGAGAACCCGAACAACCAAAGAATATACGACTGGATTGAG GCCAACCTGAGCGAGCAGCAGGTCTCGTCCAACACGTTTATCAGGGCCCTGATGACGTCTGTGTGCCACTTGGCCATTGTCT TTGAGAACCCGTACCGCGTGGACGCCATGGTCATCCGCAACCAGGCCAAGCTGCTCCAGAAGTACCTGCGGGATGAGCAGAAGGAGCTCCAGGCACTCTATGCCCTGCAAGCCTTGGTGGTGAAGTTGGACCAGCCTCCCA ACCTGCTGCGGATGTTCTTTGATGCCCTCTACGATGAGGACGTCATCAAGGAGGAGGCTTTCTACAAGTGGGAGTCCAGCAAGGACCCGGCCGAGCAGCAGGGTAAAGGGGTGGCTCTCAAATCGGTGACAGCCTTTTTCACCTGGCTCCGGGAAGCTGAGGATGAGTCGGACAACAACTGA